Genomic window (Shewanella psychropiezotolerans):
GCTTGAAAATGATGCAAATAAATTGGCTATTGAGAGAGAGGCGGTTTTAGAGCGATTAGCTAAGCAGATCCAAGCGAAGCAGGTGTTTGAGGAGGTATCGGAACAACTTATCAATACGGTTAATAATGCCGTAGAACATAGGCTTTCTTCTCCTGAACAGGTGTTGAAGCATTCAGGCATCAACGAAAATCAGTTGTTGATGTTAGAGTTGTTGCAAGGTAAAAACATAGACATCAATCGTCTTAAACCTCTGATAGAAGAGCAGTCATGGCTAGTTCGTGATCTGATTAATATGGTTAATAGTGCCTCTTTTCGTCATCGTCGCCCCCAGCGTTCCGATGTGAAAGTCACCGATATTAAGCTAGTGCTTAATTTTATCGGCATCGAAAATATTAAGCTATTGATCCCTTATTTTTGTATTCGAAATTGGTTGCCTACCGGGCATGCTAACTTACTCTGGACCACTCGAAAACTGTGGCGGTATTCGGTCGTGAGTGCTATTGCCGCTCAAGCCTTGGCTAAATTACACGAGAAGGACGGTTCCTTTGTCTATACCTGTACCTTACTCAGTCAGCTTGGCCCCTCTGTTGTGCTGAAAAATAGCGCTAAGTTGTTTGAAAAGACCTGGGGAACCTGGCTAAGAGAGGCCAGTGGCAGTAGGGACAAAGAAGTTTACGATGCGGTCGTTGCAACTGAGTTCCCTGCAGAAAAAGTCTACCACCTGGTCCTGGAGCATGGAAATAAGCTCAATTGGCAGCTGCTTCATTATCTCGATTTCAAAGATAGTGCAATGACTAAAGTCTTAGCCGAGCTAGATAATAACTTGAGTTATAAAGATCTTTCCGAGGATGCTGCTATGGTTGCCCGAGCCAATTGTTACGCTAAGGTCGTCTTATTGGAAGAGTTGCGTCAAATTGCTCCTCAGGAGAAGCGGATGATGTTTGACTATTATGAGTTATCTGAACAAGAGGTCATTCGTCTCAAGGGACAGAATTACAAGAAGCTCAACATCATCTAGTAAGCTGTCATTTTTCTTGGTTTTAGCAAATAATTTACTCAGAACTCGCCGGATTGT
Coding sequences:
- a CDS encoding HDOD domain-containing protein produces the protein MAISVAGGVRPGKIIEIEHRLYQQLIVGKQKSNSMFDELDAELENDANKLAIEREAVLERLAKQIQAKQVFEEVSEQLINTVNNAVEHRLSSPEQVLKHSGINENQLLMLELLQGKNIDINRLKPLIEEQSWLVRDLINMVNSASFRHRRPQRSDVKVTDIKLVLNFIGIENIKLLIPYFCIRNWLPTGHANLLWTTRKLWRYSVVSAIAAQALAKLHEKDGSFVYTCTLLSQLGPSVVLKNSAKLFEKTWGTWLREASGSRDKEVYDAVVATEFPAEKVYHLVLEHGNKLNWQLLHYLDFKDSAMTKVLAELDNNLSYKDLSEDAAMVARANCYAKVVLLEELRQIAPQEKRMMFDYYELSEQEVIRLKGQNYKKLNII